A region of Candidatus Polarisedimenticolia bacterium DNA encodes the following proteins:
- a CDS encoding OmpA family protein, with amino-acid sequence MIRKAVWGAVILLVAVAAAPAAFAQARDNSWEVGYFAGANFYANELKIENAFTYGVRVGYNLTPGLEFEVTYALSDASHLQQPTSTLLAEHPPSSFTFTPDFTAKVTSYNLRVVGNFSNDWRHWKPLVFIGAGHHDLKLRDSWVPAGAKGGTTLDLGAGVRFFFTDYLAARMEGSIEYAINEIYWNKVVTAGLVGIFGGAAPSDKDGDGISDIHDRCVDTPKGAIVDRHGCPHDQDKDGVYDGIDQCADTPEKWPVDEKGCPTDVDADGVPDGSDKCADTPKGAKVDAAGCPLDGDGDGIFDGLDDCPDTPFGAKVDAKGCPLDEDKDLVPDGIDQCPKSPKGVVVDKQGCPLDSDGDKVFDGLDECPDTPGWWTLDDKGCPTPRLDKLTLVILERVTFKSGRAVLEPEASKSLDQAAEALLYWSDVRVEIGGYTDNRGPDAVNKALSLDRAKAVRTYLVGKGINASRLDVKGYGSSNPVADNNTPEGQALNRRVELKKLGGDETIHPPLSSYPPPAAALPAPEKPAEENPLQPKPAPEKP; translated from the coding sequence ATGATCCGGAAGGCGGTGTGGGGCGCGGTCATCCTCCTGGTCGCGGTCGCCGCGGCGCCGGCCGCGTTCGCGCAGGCGCGGGACAATTCCTGGGAGGTCGGTTACTTCGCCGGAGCGAACTTCTACGCGAACGAGCTGAAGATCGAGAACGCCTTCACCTACGGCGTTCGGGTCGGCTACAACCTCACGCCGGGCCTCGAATTCGAGGTGACCTACGCCCTCTCCGACGCGAGCCACCTCCAGCAACCGACCAGCACGCTGCTCGCCGAGCACCCTCCCTCGAGCTTCACCTTCACGCCCGACTTCACCGCCAAGGTCACCTCCTACAACCTGCGGGTCGTGGGAAATTTCTCCAACGACTGGCGGCACTGGAAGCCGCTGGTCTTCATCGGCGCCGGGCATCACGACCTCAAGCTCCGTGACTCCTGGGTCCCGGCCGGGGCCAAGGGAGGCACGACGCTCGATCTGGGCGCCGGGGTCCGCTTCTTCTTCACCGACTATCTCGCCGCCCGGATGGAAGGCTCGATCGAGTACGCCATCAACGAAATCTACTGGAACAAGGTGGTGACCGCCGGACTCGTCGGGATCTTCGGCGGGGCCGCGCCCTCCGACAAGGACGGAGACGGGATCAGCGACATCCACGACCGGTGCGTCGACACACCCAAGGGCGCGATCGTCGATCGACACGGCTGTCCCCACGATCAGGACAAGGACGGAGTGTACGACGGCATCGATCAATGCGCGGACACTCCCGAGAAGTGGCCGGTGGACGAGAAGGGTTGCCCGACCGACGTCGACGCCGACGGCGTCCCCGACGGCAGCGACAAGTGCGCTGACACGCCGAAGGGCGCCAAGGTGGACGCGGCCGGCTGCCCGTTGGACGGCGACGGCGACGGGATCTTCGACGGGCTGGACGATTGCCCCGACACGCCGTTCGGGGCCAAGGTCGACGCCAAGGGATGCCCCCTCGACGAGGACAAGGATCTCGTTCCCGACGGTATCGACCAGTGCCCGAAGTCTCCCAAGGGGGTGGTCGTCGACAAGCAAGGGTGCCCGCTCGACTCCGACGGCGACAAGGTGTTCGATGGACTCGACGAGTGCCCCGATACGCCCGGCTGGTGGACCCTGGACGACAAGGGCTGCCCCACCCCGCGCCTGGACAAGCTCACGCTCGTCATCCTGGAGAGAGTGACGTTCAAGTCCGGCAGGGCCGTCCTCGAGCCCGAGGCGTCGAAGTCGCTCGATCAGGCCGCGGAAGCGCTGCTATACTGGTCTGACGTCCGGGTGGAGATCGGCGGCTACACCGACAATCGCGGCCCCGACGCCGTGAACAAGGCGCTGTCGCTCGACCGGGCGAAAGCCGTGAGAACCTACCTCGTCGGCAAGGGGATCAACGCGTCGAGGCTCGACGTCAAAGGCTACGGTTCGTCGAACCCGGTGGCTGACAACAACACCCCCGAAGGGCAGGCCTTGAACCGGCGCGTGGAGCTGAAGAAGCTGGGCGGCGACGAGACGATTCATCCGCCGCTCTCTTCCTACCCGCCGCCCGCCGCGGCCCTCCCCGCTCCGGAGAAGCCGGCGGAGGAGAATCCTCTGCAACCCAAACCGGCTCCCGAAAAGCCCTGA
- a CDS encoding pitrilysin family protein, translating to MIDANRRRLTDDVTRERLPNGLTILVKESHAAPVVALNVWVKAGYFNEEDDEVGIAHVIEHMFFKGTPSRPSPDQIAREVKSLGGELNAGTYYDFTHYYFTLPAGAFSQGLDIQSDALMNPLIDPAELSRELEAIIQEARRKMDNPGAFAAEKLNELAFRVHRIRRWRIGHEEMLRDFTRDKLMDFYRRHYCAENVILCVVGDVETRDVLDAARRRLGSMPARSGARRSSPPEPPQEDFRHRVLSGDIKRAHLFIGFRTVPLFDPDDLPVRILATILGKGRSSRLFQEVKENRGLVEGIGSGTEVFADLGTLTVSAELEPGQVRDAATAILGVLAGIGSQGPFPEEILKARSAVESQYYLAQSDVTGVSSNLAYYESLGDYHLADEFVRKLQEVTPEAVLRAARSYLVPGRASFLAYVPETDASYALDEAEIRRRFLTPAQDVALPSPAQLPEAIRRPPAPSAFSRAAREPVRLSLPGGATLLVEENPRLPVANVVVLFRGGRSQETPQNTGISRLTLATMAKGTPLRDAHRIAIEIESFGCSLERVFDDDYLGFSIGILSRFLPGGLDLLLDVMRNPGFPVTELERERKVQLAAIEALQDQSMGYALNLFREAAYAGHPYALPAYGAAGVLAGLSREDLLRWHRRTFRPDQMVVAVAGDLAAESVREMVAEKMAGWRADGDAPGDREFVAPPAGIVRRIETRKRTQTFQILGFPACDLRSEEKYPLDLLQNVVSGLGGVFFEAIRGKRGLAYVVAAMNFAKRLGGSFVVYLGTSPDKEDEAREILLEEVNRIRSEGLKPEEIARARAFTLGTYPMLLQTNLARALSYAAAELQEKGMEEVAAYPSRIRAVTDEAVTEAARRFLTPDRYALGILRGV from the coding sequence GTGATCGACGCGAACCGGCGCCGTCTCACCGACGACGTCACCCGGGAAAGGCTTCCCAACGGGCTCACGATCCTCGTGAAGGAGAGCCACGCCGCGCCCGTGGTCGCCTTGAACGTGTGGGTGAAAGCGGGCTATTTCAACGAAGAAGACGACGAAGTCGGGATTGCCCACGTCATCGAGCACATGTTCTTCAAGGGGACGCCGAGCCGCCCCTCGCCCGATCAGATCGCCCGCGAGGTGAAGTCCCTCGGAGGCGAGCTGAACGCGGGGACCTACTACGATTTCACCCACTACTACTTCACGCTTCCCGCCGGCGCCTTCTCACAGGGGCTCGACATCCAGTCGGATGCCTTGATGAACCCGTTGATCGATCCGGCGGAGCTGTCCCGGGAGCTGGAAGCCATCATCCAGGAAGCCCGCCGGAAGATGGACAATCCCGGGGCGTTCGCCGCCGAGAAGCTCAACGAACTCGCGTTCCGCGTCCATCGGATCCGGCGCTGGCGGATCGGCCACGAAGAGATGCTGCGCGACTTCACGCGCGACAAGCTGATGGACTTCTACCGCCGCCACTATTGCGCCGAGAACGTGATCCTGTGCGTGGTCGGAGACGTGGAGACGCGCGACGTCCTGGACGCGGCCCGCCGGCGGCTGGGATCGATGCCGGCCCGTTCCGGAGCGCGTCGGTCCTCTCCCCCCGAGCCCCCGCAGGAGGACTTCCGGCACCGCGTCCTCAGCGGCGACATCAAGCGCGCCCATCTGTTCATCGGCTTTCGAACCGTCCCCCTCTTCGATCCCGACGATCTTCCGGTGCGGATCCTGGCCACCATCCTGGGGAAGGGAAGGAGCAGCCGGCTGTTCCAGGAGGTGAAGGAGAATCGCGGGCTCGTGGAGGGGATCGGCTCCGGCACGGAGGTTTTCGCCGATCTGGGGACCCTCACCGTCAGCGCCGAGCTCGAGCCGGGGCAGGTGCGGGACGCCGCGACGGCGATCCTGGGGGTGCTGGCGGGCATCGGCTCGCAGGGGCCCTTCCCCGAGGAGATCCTCAAGGCGCGCAGCGCCGTCGAGAGCCAGTACTACCTGGCCCAGAGCGACGTCACGGGCGTCTCCTCGAATCTGGCCTATTACGAATCGCTGGGGGATTATCACCTGGCGGACGAGTTCGTCCGGAAGCTGCAGGAGGTGACGCCGGAGGCCGTCCTGAGAGCCGCGCGCTCCTACCTCGTCCCGGGCCGGGCCTCTTTCCTCGCCTACGTGCCCGAAACCGATGCCTCCTACGCCCTCGACGAAGCGGAAATCCGCAGGCGGTTCCTGACTCCGGCCCAAGACGTCGCGCTCCCGAGCCCGGCGCAGCTTCCGGAAGCGATCCGCCGCCCGCCCGCTCCGTCGGCTTTCTCGCGCGCCGCGCGCGAGCCGGTGCGCCTCTCGCTTCCGGGCGGCGCGACCCTGCTGGTCGAGGAGAACCCCCGCCTGCCCGTGGCGAACGTCGTCGTCCTGTTCCGGGGAGGCCGATCGCAGGAGACGCCGCAGAATACCGGGATCTCCCGGCTGACCCTCGCGACGATGGCCAAGGGCACGCCGCTCCGGGACGCGCATCGAATCGCCATCGAGATCGAATCCTTCGGCTGCAGCCTGGAGCGGGTGTTCGACGACGACTATCTCGGCTTCTCGATCGGAATCCTCTCCCGTTTCCTTCCCGGCGGCCTCGACCTTCTCCTCGACGTGATGCGCAATCCCGGCTTTCCGGTCACGGAGCTGGAGCGGGAGCGCAAAGTCCAATTGGCGGCGATCGAGGCGCTGCAGGATCAATCGATGGGTTACGCCCTGAACCTCTTCCGTGAGGCGGCCTACGCCGGGCATCCGTACGCCCTCCCCGCCTACGGCGCCGCCGGCGTGCTGGCCGGGTTGAGCCGGGAGGATCTGCTGCGCTGGCATCGCCGGACTTTCCGGCCGGATCAGATGGTGGTGGCGGTGGCCGGAGATCTGGCGGCCGAATCGGTTCGGGAGATGGTCGCCGAGAAAATGGCGGGCTGGCGCGCCGACGGGGACGCGCCCGGAGATCGGGAATTCGTGGCGCCGCCGGCCGGGATCGTCCGGCGGATTGAGACGCGGAAGCGCACCCAGACTTTCCAGATCCTCGGATTCCCCGCGTGCGACCTGCGATCCGAAGAGAAGTATCCTCTCGACCTCCTCCAGAACGTCGTGTCGGGGCTCGGGGGAGTCTTCTTCGAGGCCATTCGCGGAAAGCGCGGCCTGGCGTACGTCGTGGCGGCGATGAACTTCGCCAAAAGGCTCGGCGGATCCTTCGTCGTCTACCTGGGAACGTCGCCGGACAAAGAAGACGAGGCGCGGGAGATCCTGCTCGAGGAGGTGAACCGGATCCGTTCAGAGGGGCTGAAGCCCGAGGAGATCGCCAGAGCGCGGGCGTTCACGCTGGGCACCTACCCGATGCTTCTCCAGACCAATCTCGCCCGCGCCCTCTCGTATGCGGCCGCCGAGCTGCAGGAAAAGGGGATGGAGGAGGTGGCCGCCTATCCGTCGCGCATCCGCGCCGTCACGGACGAGGCGGTGACCGAAGCCGCCCGCCGATTCCTGACGCCCGATCGCTACGCGCTGGGGATCCTCCGAGGCGTGTGA
- a CDS encoding ATP-binding protein yields MASAPENRSRSTFRRSFLISAGIFVVLVLSTIAVVAHLIFQDLSRQEITRNLKNTLNEVKKQWSEEEAKRSQAPATPDSRDLGETALPAPAPIEPPPASPQTRKFLLTVRGIRETTTIRDASGKVVGQTQTIRILRRIRPVDAAEIASDRPVEEEWDMGDKKQKVVALHGPVDPTGETYAEVGIPVDQMEETIRPLRRSLITKTLVGAAATLIILGFAFAYVLRLVQRTRTLESEAQMAERRAHVATLAREMAHEIRNPLNAMSMNLEMLEEDLTARMGGTAGDIAPFLTGIKSEIGRLKDLAENFLSYARPPQLNPDGRDLNRFLEEICVFLQPEAEARGITLSRDLDPVLPSVEFDSAQLRQAVLNILSNAQQVVPPGGEIAVQTRVSAGGEIRISIRDSGPGMPPDVLENIFQPFYSHREGGTGLGLPIARRVVEAHGGRIEVESEPGRGTTFHIYLPRSLPAAAPRLEDSAAAWPAADSADALRRA; encoded by the coding sequence ATGGCCAGCGCGCCTGAGAATCGATCCCGATCGACGTTCCGCCGCAGCTTTCTGATTTCGGCCGGAATCTTCGTCGTGCTGGTCCTTTCGACCATCGCCGTGGTCGCCCACCTCATCTTTCAGGACTTGAGCCGGCAGGAGATCACGCGGAACCTGAAAAACACCCTGAACGAAGTGAAGAAGCAGTGGTCCGAGGAAGAGGCGAAGCGCAGCCAGGCCCCCGCGACTCCCGATTCCAGGGACTTGGGGGAGACGGCGCTGCCGGCCCCCGCGCCGATCGAGCCCCCGCCCGCTTCCCCGCAGACCCGCAAGTTTCTGCTCACGGTTCGCGGCATCCGCGAGACGACCACGATCCGGGATGCCTCCGGCAAGGTGGTGGGCCAGACTCAGACCATCCGCATCCTGCGCCGCATCCGCCCGGTCGACGCCGCGGAGATCGCGAGCGACCGTCCCGTCGAAGAGGAATGGGACATGGGCGACAAGAAGCAGAAGGTGGTCGCGCTCCACGGGCCGGTGGACCCGACGGGCGAGACCTACGCCGAAGTGGGAATTCCCGTCGATCAGATGGAGGAGACGATCCGTCCCTTGCGGCGATCGCTGATCACCAAGACCCTGGTCGGCGCGGCGGCGACGCTGATCATCCTCGGCTTCGCGTTCGCCTACGTCCTCCGGCTGGTCCAGCGGACCCGGACGCTGGAGTCGGAAGCCCAGATGGCGGAGCGGCGCGCGCACGTGGCGACCCTGGCCCGCGAAATGGCGCACGAGATCCGGAACCCGCTGAACGCCATGTCGATGAACCTGGAGATGCTGGAGGAGGATCTCACGGCGCGCATGGGCGGGACGGCCGGCGACATCGCTCCCTTCCTGACCGGCATCAAGAGCGAGATCGGCCGGCTCAAGGATCTCGCCGAGAACTTCCTTTCCTACGCACGGCCCCCCCAGCTCAATCCCGACGGGCGCGATCTCAATCGCTTCCTCGAGGAGATCTGCGTCTTCCTCCAGCCGGAAGCCGAGGCGCGCGGCATCACGCTTTCCCGCGATCTCGATCCAGTCCTGCCCTCGGTCGAGTTCGACTCCGCGCAGCTCCGCCAGGCCGTCCTGAACATCCTGAGCAACGCCCAGCAGGTCGTGCCTCCCGGAGGGGAGATCGCGGTGCAGACGCGCGTGAGCGCCGGCGGCGAGATCCGGATTTCGATCCGCGACTCGGGGCCCGGCATGCCTCCGGACGTCCTCGAGAACATCTTCCAGCCCTTCTACTCCCACCGCGAGGGAGGGACGGGTCTCGGGCTGCCGATTGCCCGCCGGGTGGTCGAGGCCCACGGCGGCCGGATCGAGGTGGAGAGCGAGCCGGGCCGCGGGACGACTTTCCACATCTATCTTCCCCGCAGCCTCCCGGCCGCCGCGCCGCGCCTCGAGGACTCGGCGGCGGCCTGGCCGGCGGCCGACAGCGCCGACGCCCTGCGCCGTGCCTGA
- a CDS encoding Xaa-Pro peptidase family protein, whose amino-acid sequence MELRLRKNLILPALIVGCLSGAAWTLPQRPDGNAPQEYRARREALAEALRQELAPGDSGALVLDAAPESESSYRQESNLYYLTGTEIPDSSLVLLFDRPASGAAKKGPAAPGRYAEFFYLPGRDFRQERWTGPRPGAGGLVKETLQPDDERREAMRRTGFERIPEGDFPPRRYPRGPVESRADFASHLARFLADAQVFFHLVAPGRPGAPLTADLAFVKEIREEFPLLTLKDPAPALARMRAVKSPAELQLLRRAIEITCQAQRDALKQARSGMAEFEVQALVEYRFTSEGARRPGYPSIVGSGPNSCILHYDASAGTLREGDLLLMDVGAEYGRYTADVTRTIPVSGRFSEEQRKIYDIVLKAQKAAIAAIRPGVPFSDIDKTARRVIEEAGYGPYFIHGTSHFLGLDVHDAGDTSAALQAGMVLTVEPGIYLPEKQIGIRIEDDVLVTRRGAEVLSDCAPREPGAVEMQRLEGLKSATR is encoded by the coding sequence ATGGAGCTCCGCCTTCGGAAGAACCTGATCCTGCCGGCGCTGATCGTCGGGTGCCTCTCGGGCGCGGCCTGGACGCTCCCGCAGCGTCCGGACGGGAACGCCCCCCAAGAGTATCGCGCGCGCCGGGAGGCGCTGGCCGAGGCCCTGCGCCAAGAGCTTGCCCCGGGCGATTCCGGAGCTCTGGTGCTCGATGCGGCGCCCGAGAGCGAGTCCTCCTATCGTCAGGAGAGCAACCTCTACTACCTGACGGGGACGGAGATCCCCGACAGCTCCCTGGTCCTTCTCTTCGATCGGCCGGCTTCCGGCGCCGCGAAGAAAGGACCCGCCGCGCCCGGCCGCTACGCGGAGTTCTTCTACCTGCCGGGGAGGGACTTCCGGCAGGAGCGCTGGACCGGCCCGCGGCCGGGGGCGGGAGGACTTGTCAAAGAGACGCTTCAACCCGATGACGAGCGCCGCGAGGCGATGCGACGGACCGGGTTCGAGCGGATCCCGGAAGGGGATTTTCCGCCCCGCCGCTATCCGCGCGGGCCCGTGGAGAGCCGGGCCGACTTTGCCTCCCATCTGGCCCGGTTCCTGGCGGACGCCCAGGTTTTTTTCCATCTGGTCGCGCCGGGAAGGCCGGGGGCCCCGCTGACGGCGGATCTCGCGTTCGTGAAGGAGATTCGGGAGGAGTTCCCGCTCCTGACCCTCAAGGATCCCGCTCCGGCGCTCGCCCGGATGCGGGCGGTCAAATCCCCCGCCGAGCTGCAGCTCCTGCGGCGGGCCATCGAGATCACCTGCCAGGCGCAGCGCGACGCGCTGAAGCAGGCCCGATCGGGGATGGCCGAGTTCGAGGTCCAGGCCCTCGTCGAGTATCGCTTCACCTCCGAGGGCGCCCGCCGGCCGGGATATCCCTCGATCGTCGGGTCCGGCCCGAACTCCTGCATCCTGCACTACGACGCCAGCGCGGGAACTCTCCGCGAAGGGGACCTCCTCCTGATGGACGTGGGGGCCGAATACGGCAGGTACACGGCCGACGTGACCCGGACGATCCCCGTGAGCGGCCGGTTCAGCGAGGAGCAGCGGAAGATCTACGACATCGTCCTGAAGGCCCAGAAGGCGGCGATCGCCGCCATCCGGCCCGGCGTCCCCTTTTCCGACATCGACAAGACGGCGCGCCGGGTCATCGAGGAGGCGGGATACGGGCCGTACTTCATCCACGGCACGAGCCATTTTCTCGGCCTGGACGTGCACGACGCAGGCGACACGTCGGCGGCGCTGCAGGCGGGGATGGTCCTCACCGTCGAGCCGGGGATCTATCTCCCGGAGAAGCAGATCGGGATCCGGATCGAGGACGACGTGCTGGTCACGCGGCGGGGCGCCGAGGTTCTCAGCGACTGCGCTCCGCGCGAGCCGGGCGCGGTGGAAATGCAGAGGCTGGAAGGGTTAAAGTCCGCGACTCGTTGA
- the ligA gene encoding NAD-dependent DNA ligase LigA yields MPEDSPAKKRVEELRELIWSHRKRYYVDNDPVISDSEYDALERELLDLEEAHPEWVTVDSPTRRVGAAPIAFLPTLRHARPMLSLDNTYSLEELREWEERLRRQLGDRAPARLSFSCEPKIDGVSLSVVYERGLLVRAVTRGDGFEGEEVTAGVRTIRSLLFRLPRPIEYLEVRGEVHLPLEEFSRINRQREERGESVFANPRNAAAGAIRLLDPRLTAERRLDLFVWQVAEIRGETMPASHSDCLDLARGLGLKVNRHHRRAVGLEEVERYCREMQEKRDSLDYEVDGCVIKVDALELQQLAGQTARAPRWAVAYKFPARQATTKVLAIEVNVGRTGAVTPTALLEPVPLGGVTISRCTLHNEEELRRKDVNLGDIVLIERGGDVIPKIVKVTLKADPPPERPFRWPEDCPVCGSKLAKEAEEVISRCPNVSCPARLRESLLHFASRRAMDIEGLGEALVDQLLARKMVADFADLYHLERGALAAMDRMADKSAANLLEQIGQSRDRDLSRVIHALGIRFVGEKTADLLADAFPDVEDLMEATEEDLQRVQEIGPRVAAAIRQFFQESRNRDLIRRLREAGVRMPHVPPPRVGGAFAGKTFVLTGTLPGLTREEAARIITSRGGKVASSVSRKTSYVVAGEEAGAKLAKARSLEIPILDEQDLRNLAEKETR; encoded by the coding sequence GTGCCTGAAGATTCTCCCGCGAAGAAGCGCGTCGAAGAGCTGCGCGAGTTGATCTGGAGCCATCGCAAGCGCTACTACGTCGACAACGACCCCGTCATCAGCGACTCCGAGTACGACGCCCTGGAGCGGGAGCTTCTCGACCTGGAGGAAGCCCACCCGGAATGGGTGACCGTCGATTCGCCGACCCGGCGGGTCGGCGCGGCCCCGATCGCCTTCCTTCCCACGCTGCGTCACGCCCGCCCGATGCTTAGCCTCGACAACACCTATTCGCTGGAGGAGCTCCGGGAGTGGGAGGAGCGCCTTCGCCGCCAGCTCGGGGACCGGGCGCCGGCCCGGCTGTCCTTTTCGTGCGAGCCGAAAATCGACGGCGTCAGCTTGTCCGTGGTGTACGAGCGCGGCCTCCTCGTCCGGGCCGTGACGCGCGGCGACGGCTTCGAGGGCGAGGAGGTCACCGCCGGCGTCCGCACGATTCGCAGCCTTCTCTTCCGGCTGCCGCGTCCGATCGAATACCTGGAGGTCCGGGGCGAGGTCCATCTTCCCCTGGAGGAGTTCTCCCGGATCAACCGCCAGCGCGAGGAGCGGGGCGAGAGCGTCTTCGCCAATCCGCGCAACGCCGCCGCCGGAGCGATCCGCCTCCTCGATCCGCGCCTCACTGCCGAGAGGCGGCTCGACCTGTTCGTCTGGCAAGTGGCGGAGATTCGCGGAGAAACGATGCCCGCGTCGCATTCCGATTGCCTGGACCTGGCCCGGGGCCTGGGCCTCAAGGTGAACCGTCACCACCGGCGCGCGGTCGGGCTCGAAGAGGTCGAGCGCTACTGCCGCGAGATGCAGGAGAAGCGGGACAGCCTCGATTACGAGGTGGACGGCTGCGTGATCAAGGTCGATGCGCTCGAGCTGCAGCAGCTCGCCGGACAGACGGCGCGGGCTCCCCGGTGGGCGGTCGCCTACAAATTCCCCGCGCGCCAGGCCACCACGAAGGTCCTCGCCATCGAAGTCAACGTCGGCAGGACGGGGGCGGTCACCCCGACCGCCCTGCTCGAGCCGGTGCCGCTCGGAGGGGTCACGATCTCCCGCTGCACGCTGCACAACGAGGAGGAGCTGCGCCGCAAGGACGTGAACCTCGGGGACATCGTCCTGATCGAGCGCGGGGGGGACGTGATCCCGAAGATCGTGAAAGTCACCCTCAAAGCCGACCCTCCTCCGGAGAGGCCGTTCCGATGGCCCGAGGACTGCCCGGTGTGCGGCAGCAAGCTCGCGAAGGAAGCGGAAGAGGTCATCTCGCGCTGCCCGAACGTGTCGTGCCCGGCGCGGCTCCGCGAGTCTCTGCTACACTTCGCGTCCCGTCGGGCCATGGACATCGAAGGGCTGGGCGAAGCGCTGGTCGATCAGCTTCTCGCCCGGAAGATGGTGGCGGATTTCGCCGATCTCTATCACCTGGAGCGCGGAGCGCTCGCCGCGATGGATCGGATGGCCGACAAGTCGGCGGCGAATCTCCTCGAGCAGATCGGGCAGTCCCGGGATCGGGATCTATCCCGCGTCATCCACGCTCTCGGGATACGCTTCGTCGGGGAGAAAACCGCCGATCTGCTCGCCGACGCTTTCCCCGACGTCGAGGATCTGATGGAAGCGACCGAAGAGGATCTCCAGCGCGTCCAGGAAATCGGGCCGCGGGTGGCGGCGGCCATCCGGCAGTTCTTCCAGGAGTCCCGGAACCGGGACCTGATTCGCCGGCTCCGGGAAGCGGGCGTCCGCATGCCTCATGTGCCGCCCCCCCGGGTCGGAGGGGCGTTCGCCGGCAAGACGTTCGTCCTGACGGGTACGCTTCCCGGCCTCACGCGTGAGGAGGCCGCCCGGATCATCACCTCGCGGGGAGGAAAGGTCGCCTCCTCGGTCTCGAGAAAGACTTCCTATGTCGTCGCCGGCGAAGAGGCGGGCGCGAAGCTGGCCAAGGCGCGATCCCTGGAGATCCCGATCCTCGACGAGCAGGACCTCCGGAATCTCGCGGAGAAGGAGACGCGATGA
- a CDS encoding CoA-binding protein, translated as MEPPGPREVLLGFRTFAVVGLSPKPHRDSHLVARFLQEHGYRVIPVYPGADRILGERCYSSLLEIPEKVDVVDLFRRSEAVPPFVDEAITIGARVVWMQLGVRHEAAAEKARQAGLTVIMDRCPVIEYRKHFGTASRPR; from the coding sequence ATGGAACCCCCCGGGCCTCGCGAGGTTCTTCTCGGCTTCCGCACCTTCGCCGTCGTGGGTCTCTCGCCCAAGCCGCACCGCGACTCCCACCTCGTCGCCCGATTCCTCCAGGAGCACGGTTACCGGGTGATTCCCGTGTATCCTGGAGCGGACCGGATCCTCGGCGAGCGCTGCTACTCCTCCCTGCTCGAGATTCCCGAGAAGGTCGACGTCGTGGACCTCTTCCGGCGAAGCGAGGCGGTGCCGCCGTTCGTGGACGAAGCCATCACGATCGGCGCCCGCGTCGTCTGGATGCAGCTCGGAGTCCGCCACGAAGCCGCGGCCGAGAAGGCGCGGCAGGCCGGCCTGACCGTCATCATGGATCGCTGCCCCGTCATCGAGTACCGAAAGCACTTCGGAACCGCCTCGCGTCCGCGATAG
- a CDS encoding division/cell wall cluster transcriptional repressor MraZ has translation MLRGNHPAKIDEKGRLKIPTSFRNLIEQQYGKDLFITSISGEFVRIYPMPIWLEIEKKIAAVSSMNPTIQRFLNRVNYYGSVGTLDAQGRVVIQPLLRRSADVTGDVAVLGHQRYLDVWNHDRIKTKLEAEPVSEEDQNVLASFEI, from the coding sequence ATGCTCAGGGGCAACCACCCCGCGAAGATCGACGAGAAGGGACGCCTGAAGATCCCCACCTCCTTCCGCAATCTCATCGAGCAGCAATACGGCAAGGATCTCTTCATCACGAGCATCTCCGGAGAGTTCGTGCGCATCTATCCGATGCCGATATGGCTCGAGATCGAAAAGAAAATCGCCGCGGTCTCCTCGATGAATCCCACCATCCAGCGTTTCCTGAACCGCGTCAACTACTACGGCTCGGTCGGCACCCTCGACGCCCAGGGGCGGGTCGTCATCCAGCCGCTTCTCCGGCGGTCGGCCGACGTCACCGGAGACGTCGCCGTGCTCGGACACCAGCGGTACCTGGACGTCTGGAACCACGATCGAATCAAGACGAAGCTTGAAGCCGAGCCGGTCAGCGAAGAGGATCAAAACGTCCTCGCGTCGTTCGAAATCTGA